The Hyla sarda isolate aHylSar1 chromosome 2, aHylSar1.hap1, whole genome shotgun sequence genome includes the window TTCTACGTGAGATAGCCACCAGAGAAGTTCCTCTCTGGCTTCGGAAGACAGACGGATTTCGTCTGAGTAACCTAGACCTTCTCTCAGATGGTGAATTTTTAGTCGTTGAAGAGCCCTGTAGTGGAGGGGAGCCGGAAAAATAGCCTGAATGGAGGCTGCAAGGAGACCCACTATGTGGGCTATCGTTCTCAAGGATATCAAATCCTTGCGAAGAATTTGACgaatctcctttctgatagtctTCAATTTCCTGGATGGAAGACTCAGAGTGGTTGATTGGGTATTGATCATGAAACCCAAAAAATCGATCTCCTGAGATGGAATAAGGATTGACTTTTTGGAGTTTATGAGGAAACCCAATTGGGTTAAGAGAGACATAGTCCAACCCATATGGAGTGATAGAAGATCTTTGGACTGGGCCATAAGGAGGATGTCGTCGAGATATATTATGAGGCGAACCCCGCGACCTCTGAGTAACGCAATCACTGGTTTGAGaagttttgtgaagcaccaaAGTGCTGATGATAGGCCGAAtgggaggcaagtgaattgccacctTTGGTTGTTCCATATGAATTGAAGGTAAGTTTGGGAAGAAGGGTGGATAGGGACTGTGAGATAGGCATCTTTCAGATCTATTTTTGCGAGCCAATCGTCTTTCAATAGAATGTCCCTTAGTAGGTGaattccctccattttgaaatgatgGTATATAACCATGTTGTTGAGGGATTTCAGATTGATGACCGGTCTGTGACCGCCGTCTTTCTTTTTGACTAAAAAGAGATTGCTCAGGTAACCCGTAGAATGATAGGGGATCGGGATGATtgcattttttgatagaagttctTTGACTTCTGAATCTATAAGGCTCCTGTCCGTCATGGAGAATTGGATTGGATGAGGAAGAGACATTTGAATTGGAGGAGAAACAAATTCTATTTGATATCCCCTGACCGTGTTTAAAATCCAAGAGTCTGATGTAATCATACTCCAATTTGTTGTAAAATGTAGGAGTCTCCCTCCTAATGGGATATGAGGGGAAGAATTCAGGGGAGGTCTTACCTGGAGCAGGTCTGGATCATGGATAACCTCGTTGTCCTCGGGATCTCCAAGGTCTGCCCCTGTATGGGAAAAATGGTGTTGGGGTGGGTACAGTGAAGGAGGGTTGGGGTGGATTATAAGGGGTTCTGTAATGGGGTCTATACTGGTTTGGACGGCTGGAAGAGCGGCCCCTACTTCTTCCAGCCTTTCCAAAAATCTTCTGAGAGAAGACCTTTTTCATTGAGACCTGCGCTTTACTTAAAGATGAGAACAATCCTACGTATTTATTCATTTCTTTGATGAACTCATCTACGAATAATAAACCCTTGGTAGGGTTAGGAGGCTCTGTAGAGGCCAAATTAGTTAGTTGTGGGTCGATCTTCATTAATATAGATCTTTTTCTCTCAGTAGAGAGGGCCGCATTGGCATTGCCGAATAAGCATACCGCTCTTTGAGACCATCCCTTTAATGTTTCTGTATCCACTGGGGAGTTAGAATTTGTAGCTATTTCAGCtaaatttaggatttttgttaaaGGACCTAATAAGTCCATGAGTTTGTCCTGGCAAGCTTTGAAGCTGCGGTCGATTCCCTTTTTTGGATTCTGTcctgttttaaataaaaatttattgaGTAGGGGATCCAACTCAGGGGTGGCCGAGGAATTGTGTGGGAGGGATGGCCGAGGACACTCTGACTTCAATTTGCTTCTAGATGCCTTATCTAGGGATTTGAATACCCACATGGCCAAATATTCGGCTACCTTAGGTTCTGGTAACCACTCCCCCGAACGGGGATGATATATCAAAGAGGGATCGAAAAAGGGGTCATTAGAGTCACCTGTATTGGTGTCTTCCTGTAAAACAGGGTCGTCATTGGCAGAGCCACCTTCCTCAGATATATATAGGATGTCATCCACATCTTCTATGTCCGAATGATCAGACTCATCAGATGTGGAGTCCCTGTAGGAGTCTGGTTTGGATCTAAAATCCACTCTTTTTCCTTTAGAGGAATGGGCCTCTTCGAGGGTAGAGGATGCATTATCAGGTGGATTAGGTCCCCGTATAGGGGCAGAATCATTAGATAGAGATTTAGATGATATATGTTCAGTCGGATATCTGATAGGTTTAGCATAAGGACCTACAGACAGGTGACGTTTTTTTCGATTTGGACTTTCCGGGTCCCTTAAAACCTCTAGCTAGTTCATCGACTGATTCCTTAGGTGACCAATATTGGTCGGATGGGGTTTGGGGCGGTAAATCCAAAGGATTTTGAGGGGTGGTACGGGCAAGTACCAAATTCATAGATTTAGTGATGGTATCTTGTAATGTCACAATGGCTGCTTGCACAGATTTGGACACTGATGCGTCCACCATTGCTTGAATGCGATCCTGTGAAGGATCAGTCATGCttttattttcctcagacatgttAGGAAGAAATAGAGGGAAGGTATGACAAATGAATATACTTTGAGGAAAAAAGTTAAGGAAATAATGCTATTAAGGAccttaattaaatatatattgaATATTAACTAAAATTTATTCAAATTAATTCTCACTTATAAAATAAGAGGAATGATAATAGTAAAGTTGTATATgggtatatacatatgtgtgcgtACACACATAtccgtatacacacacacacacacctgcgtatacacacagcaatatatatatatatatatgatagggcTAGTCAATAGTGAAGTAAAAATatcttataattttttaaaacctgtaatATAAACTATTACCAATAGATAGCAGTGTAACACTAGGaatgaaaagaaaagaagttTTGAAGAAAAAGGATATGAAGTATATCAATTGTATGTATCAATTGTAtgctgaaacactgtaacaagtgACCGTGCGTTGTACACTCTCTGCCGTCCTGAGGAGAATGACAGAAATCTCGTTCTACCCTGACAGGAGATCACCTCACTGCCGGGTATCGCGAGATTTGAAGAGAGAGACGCGCTCGAGCCGGAcaaaagatggcggcggcggcggcggcgcagGGAATAAGAAGAATGCTTAATAAACCTGTAGAGTAAACGAAATGTATAATAGATGCGGACGGAAGGTGTGGGAGCGGAGAGTGGTGCTAATAGCAACCGGTAAGCGTATGAATTAGCCGTTCAGAGCGCAACAATAGTATCAAAGGAAAACCTAAACTAAATAAATgaattatataattaattaaataaccaAAGATATAGAAAGCATATATCTTTTGTAAAACAAGAGAAATTAGCTGGATATAAATGACAGTAGATGAATACTAAAATTAAATTATGAGATAATTTTTGCAGAGAGCAAAAAACACTTATCTGAATAttactgctgagcagcaaagaagaggagAGATACCTGTGGGCCAATTACCTTTATTACCTGGGCTGTGGACTGATTGGATGATACATATAGCATACTAGGTTACATCCTAGGATTCATGTTTGTTtgcattacatatgtaaaaaatgttttttcttttttctatatacaatatatggttGCTGCTGTGTCAGTAGAGAAGTATAATtaagcataataggagcgttttgtcttgcCTTAAAATCAATACATACATTTGTATCATCATTAATAATGCCTTCATTAGTATGATTAACCACATTGTGACTGTCCGTGTCCGGCTCTTTTTTTTGAACTTGGTGTTTGTATGTATTCTTATACTAATATATTAGAGACCATTTATGTTTATGTAGAACGTTTCTCAAATCCTGTAATTTATTCCATGCCGTATTTTTTAGATAATCCAACACACTGCAGTTACGATCATGTGACCACAATGTCTTTTGCTATAAAAAGGTCACAGTGTTGTTATgctttatgccatgactaagggcacaCCAGCCCGAAATGCGTAGGCACTGCGCTCCATGTATgctgtttgttatttttgtacCTCCAATAAAGCACGATTTTACCTGCCTTCTTGTTGCTGGACGCTTTCTATTGTCACATGTGTCTAGACAGCTTAAGActaaatgttatagagagctgTATAAAAATCTAGGAGGCTTGAGAGAGCTTCTTAACATGTATAGAGAACTTTAAATGTATAGAGAGTtctaaatgtctagtgagataatGCTAGTCCCAAGAATGTGTCAGGATGGATATATGTATAATAATTTCATCTTAAGCCttcgtcctagttcctctgccttaggggaaaGGCGTCGGGGtcaacttgttttaagtaagggggtttgtggtgtcctggtaccatattacatacagtaccttggtaggggtccccaaattcagagttcctaggaactgtggggTCCTCAGATCTAGTCTTCCCCTAGTCACCCTttagataactaatatattacataattaaatgtaaataaatgtatatagaaagtgtacttaccttgcgctagcgtcgcaggacctgcgggtcacgtgacgaggTTTAGACTCTATGGTTAatgcaaaggacctttggaggttcataggcCATGTGATACCTACAATGCTTTGTGAGtctgattgacagatggcgtgGACCGATACTGaagcggccagcccctgcccatataagggagctgcggccattattctctttCTTGTTTctgcgctgccaagcaagcagcatcattgctcttgggttgctgtcactgaatgaggtaggacctccgcaacttacaacgacaattaccaggccaaagccttgcggcctcggctgaattacacagtgagttCTTATAAATTCTCCGTAATAActggcaaggaccctggacctaaacttAACCCCatatccagcggatctgcgcatactaaattcctgcaagctaaagaacttacttaAAGTCCCATCCAACGGTCAATCTCAGCCAAGCTATTCATAgactctgttaggctgggttcacaccacgttttcttaaatacagttcccgtatacggttgggaggagggggggcggggccgtatgcggtttcccgactgcaggcaaaaacgtggtcgaccacgtttttgcctgcggtcgggaaaccgcatacggccgaaaactaagccgaccggaggcagcggtacactccggtcggctcatagacatacattaaatacggttcccgaatacggctgagtgcgggcaccgcgattaagccccgccccctcctcccagccgtatacgggagccgtatttaacaaaacgtggtgtgaacccagccttacaaagacTGTTTGTATGTTCGCATTTTactgaaaatcttcagtaaaagttgatgcaagttttcagcgaagctctggttgtggacaattctttattctgcaaacacctatcgtccttgggaagggtggcgataggccaaatcacgcagcatttaaccctcaccctggcgtcatgactgaTAAGGGTTAATAGAACCCTTTATAATATGCAGAGCAACATCCTGACCACCACATCCACAAGGCAACCACCACAACTACTATAAATcctccgcacctctcctcatcacaactataactccccctacacctctcctcatcactactataaccccccctgcacctctcctcatcactactataacccccccctgacctctcctcatcactactataaccccccctgcacctctcctcatcactactataacccaccctgcacctctcctcatcattactataaccccctcacacctctcctcatcactactataacccccacctgcacctctcctcatcactactataacccccccccccccccgcacctctcctcatcactactagagatgtcgcaaaacttGCATGTTCGCATCGcccggcgaacatatgtgaagttcgattcgacccctatactttaacattgcggtaaactttgaccctgtgagtcagagtcagcagacacattacagccaatcagcagcagtccctcccttccagaccctcctacctcctgcacggatgccattttaccttcatttggcatgctgcaggcttagaaagtggagggacagagaagctgctcctgctgtaatggggaaagcgatagctaggttgctgctaggtggtgtattcagggtccactttactcctaaagcactagtctaacatctgctttaaggacagcacccaaaaaagttgttttagggctcaaatatcagtccgtgtgtcttgcaacagctggaggcaccctggttgggagggagccactggttaaaaggggtactccggtgtaaaacttaagttccttcaagcaactaactacagtattaaaagggctataagttcagtccgtgtgtcttgcaactgctggaggcaccctggttggggacctctgcttaaaaggggatctccgatggcaaccttttttgctcattgtcacactagtgcaaatcacatttggtttgACAGctgttcaaataaaataaaataaaaaacttttttggctgtgaaatgaaaccagtgctgcctaaaggggggctctaactatgtgctgcctaatatatgggaatctatgtgctgcctaaagggggatctaaatatgtgctgcctaaagggggctctatgtgctgcctaaagggaggctctaactatgtgctgcctaatatgtgggaatctatgtgctgcctaaagggggctctatgtgctgcctaaagggagtctctaactatgtgctgcttaatatggggaatctatgtgctgcctaaaggggggctctaactatgtgctgcctaacatggggaatctatgtgctgcccaaagggggatctaactatgtgctgcttaatatgggggaatctatgtgctgcctaaaggtggtctctatgtgctgcctaaaggggggctctaactatgtgctgcctaacatgggggaatctatgtgctgcctaaaggggggatctaactatgtgatgcctaaaggggggatctatgtgctgctctatgtgctgcctaaagggaggctcttcctatgtgctgcctaagggggggctctaactatgtgctgcctaatatgggggaatctatgtgctgcctaaagggggggatctaattATGTGATGcccaaaggggggatctaactatgtgctgcctaaaaggggctacagcatgttattccaaaccatttaggaataataggtgatttatgccctttatggattaaaaccagactctgcatcaactatgtaatttcccATGGGAGTTtttccatggatccccctccagtacgccacagtccaggtgttagtccccttgaaacaacttttattgtggccagaaagagtccctgtgggttttaaaattcgcctgcccattgaagtcaatggcggttcgcccggttcgcgaacatttgcggaagttcgcggttcgcaaaccgaaaattttatgtttgcgacatcattaatcactactataaccccccctgcagctctcctaataactactataatgccccccctgcagctctcctcatcactactataaccccccctgcacctctcctcatcactactataacccccccacacctctcctcatcactactataaccccccctgcacctctcctcatcactactataaccccccctgcacctctcctcatcactacaataacccctccccacctctcctcatcactactataacccctccccacctctcctcatcactactataaccccccctgcacctttcctcatcactactataacccccccgcacctctcctcaacactactataacctccctgcacctctcctcatcactactataacccccctgcacctctcctaatcattactataacccccccccacgcacctctcctcaccactactaTAACCCTTCagcccctctcctcatcactacaataaccccccctgcacctctcctcatcactactataacccccctgcacctctcctcatcactactataacccccccgcacctctcctcatcactactataacccccactgcacctctcctcatcactactataaccccaacgcacctctcctcattactactataaccccccctgcacctctcctcatcactactatatccccccgcacctctcctcatcactactataacgccccctgcacctctcctcatcactactataaccccccttaTACCTCTCCTCATCagtactataacccccctgcacctctcctcatcactactgtaaccccccccgcacctctcctcatcactactataatcccccCGAACCTTCCTCATCacaactataaccccccgcacctctcctcatcactactataaccccccgcacctctcctcatcactactataaccccccctgcacctctcctcatcactactataaccccccgcacctctcctcatcactactataaccccccctgcacctctcctcatcactactataacctccccgcacctctcctcatccctactataaccccccgcatctctcctcatcactactataacccccccgcacctcaccTCATCACtaatataacccccccgcacctctcctcatcactactataacctccccgcacctctcctcatccctactataaccccccgcatctctcctcatcactactataacccctcctgcacctctcctcatcactactataaccccccttgcacctctcctcatcactactataaccccactgcatctctcaccacccccagaacacccccctgcacctctcatcacccccataacaccccctctcatcacctccataacacccccctcccatcacccccataacaccctgctgcacctctcatcacccccataacctccccatgcacctctcatcacccctataacaccccaagcacctcttcccctgcacctctcatcaccattgtagtctgcaaacaacaccCCAAGCAACCCGAGCaaccacccccccctccccggcGCCCACCCCCGCCCGTTCACCCACCCTGCCGGAGATCTGTGCAGCTGTTGCTCCTGTCACAGTGTCACTGCACAGGGAGGATCTGTCGGGAGGATGCTTTAGCTGGACTGGAGAACGcgtagggacaggtcaggtgactggagtagacgtgctgcgcggggcacgtcgactcccatcagcccctggcctgtccggccctgccgtacttcttcaGGGGCCCGTGCCCTAGAAAGAGCAGGCCATAGTCCTCGGGCCCCCCCAGACaggggtcagtgagtgacagtcactcactgacaagctggtaaaaaaaaaataaaggtccagggacgtccgggcctcctgaagctccgggccccatacaagtgtatgggttgtacccccctgatggcggccccagtacctccagcttttgcaaaactacaatgcccagcatacatggtctgtcagtgcatgttgggagttgtagttttacaacagctggaggcacactggttgcaaaacactgagttaggtaacaaatccTAACCCAATGTTTTGCAACctacgtgcctccagctgttgcaaaactaaaactctcagcgtgcactgacagccaaaaagCATGCTgctagttgtagttgtgcctccagctgttgcaaaactacaactcccagcatgccctttggctgtgcatgctgggagttgttgctaagcaacagcaggaggcaaggcctcacctcctgctgctgctgtcatTTTCTCGCCATTGATCATCGCCGCCAGTTCTGGGGCCCGCAATACCGCTACTGACGCCAGGGATTGGGGGGCCCCTTCTGCTGGTATCACCTCCcagcacccgctctcgccctctggAAGAGGAGCGGAGTGGGTGCCGTCATTGTCACCCCCAGCAGGAGTCCTTATTCACGTGCAGGTAACGGCAGGCAGCCCTGATTCGATGGCAGGCATCCTGATCCATTCACCACCAGATTACCGGTGGTGAAGAGAAACACAGAGGGCATACAGATACGCTCTTGGTCTTGGTGGGGTTAAACAGACCATGAACTttgttacttatataaaaaaaaaaatacacggaAGCATTTTATTAGTTTTATTAATATTAACATGCAAAGCAACACTAGATATATAGAAGACATCTTCTTCTTTTCTGTATGGATCTCATACTCCGTCATCATGTATTGAACTGCAATGTTCggcacacaggaggaggctcaggtaCAACAGCAAAAGAACTTTGCACAATGAACGACGATGAAGATAATGATGAGCACTGGAATACTTATCAAAATGTTCTTCATGACAAATATAGCATCAGGATCGCTGAACTTACGTTTTTTCAGAGGATCTCTTTGCACAGACAACTTAAAGCCGGCCGTCAGTTTCCCCTGCAGCCAGCAATAGTAGGTTCCTGCGTCACTGTACTGGATGGAGCGAAAGTTCAGATGGCCTCCATGATCAATGAAGACTCTCATAGACTTTTTAGCACCAATTAGATTCTCTGTGAGATAAAGTCGCTCATTATCTTTGTCCCAGGCCACCGCATGTTCCGGCCTTACTCCTGGACAAGAAATACTCATTCTGCTGCCCATTGTTTGAGTATGAATCTCCATTGGTACCTTAGAGATCCATGGGATGTAATCTTTAAGCTTTCCTATAGTGTGCATCAGAGTGCTCAACATGCCCATAACTCCCTTCTTCCGCACATGACATTTAGTCATGCAGCTCCGGATCATGATCTCTGGTCTTCGCTTGGAGAGCAATTTCTTGAATTTGAGTGGAACGGCTTCTGAGCCACATGAAGACACATCATTTTTGTTTGCATGAAATCTGGGGTTGAGGTAGGAACTATTGACATAGCACAGGCCAATGCTCCTTTGTTCCCCTCTGACATCACATCGGTCACACACTGTCCAATCCGAAAAAGTGGTGAAGGCCACAAAGTATTTGTTTTTCAGATGTGGCTGTGGTTTGCCATCTTTCTCTACAAAAGATACAAGGGCATCCTTGGAGTCCTGAATGTCAACATTGTATCCATAAAAGAAGTGTCCATCCTGTGTGCCGCATAGATAATTTCCGGAATTTTCTATTTGTGCCTTATGTACAATAAGGTTGAACATCCGGATAGTGAACTTTAAAGAGGTATCATAAGCGTCCCGAACATTTTCTACATCGAGTTGCACCGTACCTTTGAAGTCTGTGAGGACCATGGGCTTGTCTCCGCTCTTCTTCTGGTAGTACCATACCACGTACTTTGTTTCCTCAGGCTTGCATTGGCAAGGAAGTTCAATTGTCACGTCAGACAGATAAGCAGCCGTTTCAAACAGGAGGTATGCCGGGCATTTTGTAGAGCTGAGTATGTCGTCATCTTTCGCAATAGTGGTTGAGCTGCTTGCAGGAATGAAATAAAGCAAGAAAATGGCAGCTACAAAAGCGAGAAGAGGACAATATCGAAGCATCATCTTCAGGTAGAAGAGTAGCAGTCTAATCGTATGCAAGATAAAGCATCAAGTGGGATCATTTGTTGACTGCTATCGGTATAACCTGAGAGACACCACCGTGTCATGATGATGTCACTTCCTTAAGATTCTAAGTTCTATTGCATGTCTCCTAAGGAGTTGATCTGCTTTACTCAATACCTTTTTGTTAGAAAAGTTgtccagggttaaaaaaaattgtggctgCTTTCTGCCAAAAAAAGCATCACAGtattggggagattcatcaaaacctgtgcagaggaaaagttgcccagttgttcatagcaaccaatcagatcgcttctttcatttttaacaaggcctctgcagaaAATCTGGccatcttttcctttgcacaggttttgataaatctccccctatatgtgtctGGTTGAGCACAATCCACCATAAGGCGGCCTTCACACACGACAgtttctattttgtttttttatactgcACTGCAGCTATTGAGCCAAGGCCAGCAGTGGATCCAGTGGGAAGGAGAAGTACAAGTCCtttctttttatttctcattCCTTTAGAATACACTTTGGGGCTTAACCACTGCAGGGgcagtttaaaaagaaaagaatagaaACAACTGTGCGTCATGGCAGGCTTATGGAGCAaaattgcaataccagacacagcctatggtcaggtgtggtgctgtgtctggAATAGTAAGAGTTTTAGTCTGGGAGCAGCCAGAAAACCACAGgatgggaaacactaatctacaAAGT containing:
- the LOC130357007 gene encoding Ig-like V-type domain-containing protein FAM187A, giving the protein MMLRYCPLLAFVAAIFLLYFIPASSSTTIAKDDDILSSTKCPAYLLFETAAYLSDVTIELPCQCKPEETKYVVWYYQKKSGDKPMVLTDFKGTVQLDVENVRDAYDTSLKFTIRMFNLIVHKAQIENSGNYLCGTQDGHFFYGYNVDIQDSKDALVSFVEKDGKPQPHLKNKYFVAFTTFSDWTVCDRCDVRGEQRSIGLCYVNSSYLNPRFHANKNDVSSCGSEAVPLKFKKLLSKRRPEIMIRSCMTKCHVRKKGVMGMLSTLMHTIGKLKDYIPWISKVPMEIHTQTMGSRMSISCPGVRPEHAVAWDKDNERLYLTENLIGAKKSMRVFIDHGGHLNFRSIQYSDAGTYYCWLQGKLTAGFKLSVQRDPLKKRKFSDPDAIFVMKNILISIPVLIIIFIVVHCAKFFCCCT